Proteins from one Pirellulales bacterium genomic window:
- a CDS encoding acyl-CoA dehydrogenase family protein, translated as MELAEKSQGQNGVGAHHDDTKESFAETALKLGGKSADEARRTGAIDKADDQVEHLFKFRTTASPIHRAVWDREVPVDLFVSKPPQVPDRVTKVMNDSLDVVRRHREAKSLYNAEGKITERVLGDLGQVGYWGLLVGPEYGGAGAPFVSFASFLTKMSMLEGTVAGLASVHGCIGAVDPIRTFGSPEQKQKYLPKLASGERLSAFALTEPCAGSDLTNLRTTAKLEGDRYVVNGEKLFITNVTPGRTIGLVCLIEGKPAVLIADLPDAENDSFQLKKYGLYAIRGAYNRGIIFKDFHVPAENLLKVNRGDGLTIAYHGLNLGRVALCANASGQMRLMMASMLPWAKFRVTYSQPISTRELVQRRLGQTAGLVVGSDALVEWCGGLLDEGYRGEMECIIAKIFGSESQKTAAIEYFMKTHGGRSFLHGHVFGDNVHEFLAPCIYEGEGEMLGMAFFKSLVKEHGVKFFEPIGKALQKHGIKKPNPFNPSHALALAGPGSSWMKWVAGQKLRSAQYTLPAMPEKLKAHAEFASNFLQRSPYEISVGAMFKHQLALADRQCRMSELSQRVQDATVILCTALYASRQSDEIVRDAADVLCQDLTRRLTGERPSDQYFRAVTKLGEKIVDGGFKSIAGVQTDEILMAYNK; from the coding sequence ATGGAGCTGGCCGAAAAATCCCAAGGTCAAAACGGAGTTGGCGCCCACCATGACGACACCAAAGAATCGTTCGCCGAAACGGCGCTGAAGCTCGGCGGTAAGAGTGCCGACGAGGCTCGGCGTACGGGCGCCATCGACAAGGCCGACGACCAGGTCGAGCACCTGTTCAAATTCCGCACGACGGCCAGCCCGATCCACCGCGCCGTCTGGGACCGCGAAGTGCCAGTCGATCTGTTCGTCAGCAAGCCGCCGCAAGTCCCCGATCGCGTGACCAAAGTGATGAACGACTCGTTAGACGTCGTCCGTCGCCATCGCGAAGCGAAGTCGCTCTACAACGCCGAAGGCAAGATCACCGAGCGCGTGCTCGGCGACCTGGGCCAGGTCGGCTACTGGGGTCTGCTGGTCGGTCCCGAGTACGGCGGGGCCGGGGCGCCGTTTGTCAGCTTTGCCTCGTTCCTGACCAAGATGTCGATGCTCGAAGGCACCGTGGCCGGCCTGGCCAGCGTGCACGGGTGCATCGGCGCCGTCGATCCGATTCGCACCTTCGGCTCGCCCGAGCAGAAGCAGAAGTATCTGCCGAAGCTGGCCAGCGGCGAACGGCTCAGCGCGTTTGCGCTGACGGAGCCGTGTGCCGGTTCGGACCTGACGAATCTGCGTACCACCGCCAAGCTGGAAGGCGATCGCTACGTGGTGAACGGCGAGAAGCTGTTCATCACCAACGTCACGCCCGGCCGCACGATCGGCCTGGTGTGCTTGATCGAGGGCAAGCCGGCGGTGCTGATCGCCGACCTGCCGGATGCCGAGAACGACAGCTTCCAACTGAAAAAGTACGGCCTGTACGCCATCCGTGGCGCCTACAACCGCGGCATCATCTTCAAGGACTTCCACGTTCCGGCCGAGAACCTGCTGAAGGTCAATCGCGGCGACGGGCTGACGATCGCCTATCACGGCCTGAACCTGGGCCGCGTGGCGTTGTGCGCCAATGCGTCGGGCCAGATGCGGTTGATGATGGCCAGCATGCTCCCCTGGGCCAAGTTCCGCGTGACCTACAGCCAGCCGATCTCGACGCGCGAGCTGGTGCAGCGCCGCTTGGGCCAGACGGCCGGCCTGGTCGTCGGCAGCGACGCCTTGGTCGAGTGGTGCGGCGGTTTGTTGGACGAAGGCTACCGCGGTGAAATGGAGTGCATCATCGCCAAGATCTTCGGCAGCGAATCGCAGAAGACCGCGGCGATCGAGTACTTCATGAAGACGCACGGCGGCCGCTCGTTCCTGCACGGCCACGTCTTCGGCGACAACGTGCACGAGTTCCTGGCTCCGTGCATCTACGAGGGCGAAGGCGAAATGCTCGGCATGGCCTTCTTCAAGTCGCTCGTCAAGGAGCACGGCGTCAAGTTCTTCGAGCCGATCGGCAAGGCCCTGCAAAAGCACGGCATCAAGAAGCCCAACCCGTTCAACCCGTCGCATGCCTTGGCCTTGGCGGGCCCGGGCAGCTCGTGGATGAAGTGGGTGGCCGGCCAGAAGCTGCGCAGCGCGCAGTACACGCTGCCGGCCATGCCCGAGAAGCTGAAGGCGCATGCCGAGTTTGCCTCCAACTTCCTGCAGCGGTCGCCTTACGAAATCAGCGTCGGTGCGATGTTCAAGCACCAGTTGGCGCTGGCCGACCGGCAGTGCCGGATGTCGGAGCTGTCGCAGCGCGTCCAGGACGCGACCGTGATCCTCTGCACCGCGCTGTATGCCAGCCGTCAGAGCGACGAGATCGTTCGCGACGCGGCCGACGTGCTCTGCCAGGACCTGACTCGTCGTCTCACCGGCGAACGTCCGTCGGATCAATACTTCCGCGCGGTCACCAAGCTTGGCGAGAAGATTGTCGACGGCGGCTTCAAGTCGATCGCCGGCGTGCAGACCGACGAAATCCTGATGGCCTACAACAAGTAA